A single region of the Oryzias latipes chromosome 19, ASM223467v1 genome encodes:
- the LOC101174779 gene encoding cytohesin-3, producing MDEDNHVPEDLSLEERDELSNIRRRKRELLDDIERLKFEIAEVMTEIEQLTCVGESKTSQRNKQVAMGRKKFNMDPKKGIQFMLENDLLQNTPEDIAQFLYKGEGLNKTVIGDYLGERDDFNIKVLQAFVELHEFADLNLVQALRQFLWSFRLPGEAQKIDRMMEAFASRYCQCNAGVFQSTDTCYVLSFAIIMLNTSLHNPNVRDKPPVERFISMNRGINEGGDLPEELLRNLYDSIKNEPFKIPEDDGNDLTHTFFNPDREGWLLKLGGRVKTWKRRWFILTDNCLYYFEYTTDKEPRGIIPLENLSIREVEEPRKPNCFELYNPNHKGQVIKACKTEADGRVVEGNHVVYRISAPTPEEKEEWIKSIKASISRDPFYDMLATRKRRIANKK from the exons TTCCCGAGGATTTATCCCTTGAAGAGAGGGATGAGCTGTCCAACATCCGACGGAGGAAAAGAGAGCTTCTTGATGATATCGAG AGATTGAAGTTTGAGATAGCGGAAGTGATGACGGAAATCGAACAGCTGACATGTGTCGGGGAAAG TAAAACGtcccaaagaaacaaacaagtcGCCATGGGGAGGAAGAAATTCAACATGGATCCCAAAAAG GGAATCCAGTTCATGCTGGAGAACGACCTCCTCCAGAACACTCCAGAAGACATCGCCCAGTTCCTCTACAAGGGCGAGGGGCTCAACAAAACCGTCATCGGAGACTACTTAGGAGAGCG GGATGATTTCAACATCAAGGTGCTTCAAGCTTTCGTGGAGCTTCATGAGTTCGCAGATCTCAACCTGGTGCAGGCTCTAAG GCAGTTCCTTTGGAGTTTCCGCTTGCCGGGCGAAGCTCAAAAGATTGACCGTATGATGGAAGCGTTCGCCTCGCGCTACTGCCAGTGCAACGCTGGTGTCTTTCAGTCCACAG ATACCTGCTATGTTCTGTCGTTTGCTATCATCATGCTGAACACCAGTCTCCACAACCCCAACGTCAGAGACAAGCCCCCCGTCGAGCGCTTTATCTCCATGAACAGGGGCATCAACGAGGGGGGGGACCTGCCAGAGGAGCTTCTCAGG aacctctaCGACAGCATCAAAAACGAGCCCTTCAAAATCCCAGAAGATGATGGGAACGATCTGACGCACACATTCTTCAACCCTGATAGAGAGGGCTGGCTCCTCAAGCTAG GAGGCCGCGTGAAGACGTGGAAGAGAAGGTGGTTCATCCTCACCGACAACTGCCTCTATTATTTTGAATACACAACC GATAAAGAGCCTCGTGGGATCATTCCTTTAGAAAACCTCAGCATCAGGGAGGTGGAAGAGCCCAGAAAGCCT AACTGCTTCGAGCTCTACAACCCCAACCACAAAGGCCAGGTCATCAAAGCCTGTAAGACGGAGGCGGACGGCCGGGTCGTGGAGGGCAACCACGTGGTGTACAGGATATCAGCGCCCACTcctgaggagaaggaggagtgGATCAAATCCATCAA GGCGAGCATCAGCAGGGATCCTTTCTATGACATGCTGGCCACCAGGAAGAGGCGGATAGCCAACAAGAAATGA